In the Colius striatus isolate bColStr4 chromosome W, bColStr4.1.hap1, whole genome shotgun sequence genome, one interval contains:
- the LOC133628510 gene encoding endogenous retrovirus group K member 5 Gag polyprotein-like, whose amino-acid sequence MYSNTGGKKCRPLKQSKSALRPIELSEELSSDEEAELEKEAAQYHNEDDQVFVNTPFKLKKQQTLLKKEPVVLPAIEAGRRPPPPDIYHQISPHSPLQLSLLQAKQQGEDVSGFSKILHAYPITYAPHPTQANVRIATYTSITFKNLKELKTAAAQYGATAPYTIAILENIAAEVLPPWDWKGLAKATLTGGEYLLWLTDFMDSCYDYSQKPHFRQQGITHEMLAGTGPHVDLAQQLTYPAATYDAIREIGLKAWKGLPRHGTSREELTKVRQGPDEPYHDFVSRLLQTSSRLIQDTDSAMILVKELAFENANNICQSILRPWKNKSTLNDYIRLCSDVSSGYIQGIVTAAAQQGKPVEQVLAAMQFKKNRRVAGPPGSCFHCGQMGHQVRQCPNKKIPSNNGKNPGLCPKCKKGNHWANECRSKYDKNGNSLQSGNFSMGLPRAHPNKQGMYPVQVQTSEHQLNNPFHNSTEVPVIVPDWTCVPPPTSY is encoded by the coding sequence atgtactcaaatacgggaggtaaaaaatgccgaccgttaaaacaaagcaagagcgccttgagacctatagaattatctgaagaattatcctccgatgaggaagctgaattagaaaaagaagctgctcagtatcataatgaagatgatcaagtgtttgttaatacgccttttaaattgaagaaacagcaaacacttttaaaaaaggaacctgttgttttaccagcaatagaagctggtagacgtccgccccctcctgacatataccatcaaatatcacctcactcacccttacagttatcattgctacaagctaaacaacaaggtgaagatgtgagtgggttttcaaaaatattgcatgcttatcctataacatatgctcctcaccctactcaagccaatgttagaattgctacatatacatccattacatttaagaatcttaaagaattgaaaacagctgctgctcaatatggtgcaactgcaccatatactattgctattttagagaacattgcagctgaagttcttcccccatgggactggaaaggcttagctaaagctaccttaacgggaggagaatatttgttatggcttacagattttatggattcctgttatgattattctcaaaaaccacactttcgccaacaaggaattactcatgaaatgttagctGGCACAGGACCACATGTTGATCTGGCACAACAATTAACTTACCCTGCTGCGACATATGATGCCATTCgagaaattggtttgaaagcctggaaagggctacctagacatggaacgtctagggaagaattaactaaagtccgacagggaccagacgaaccttatcatgattttgtatctcgtttgttacaaacttcatctaggctcatacaagacaccgattcagctatgattttagttaaggaattagcttttgaaaatgctaataatatctgtcaatccatattaagaccttggaaaaataaatcaacattaaatgactatatcagattatgttctgatgttagctctggatatattcaaggcatagtcactgccgcagcacaacagggcaaacctgttgagcaagttttagctgcaatgcaatttaagaaaaacagaagggttgcaggccctcctggtagctgttttcattgcggacaaatggggcatcaagtacgtcaatgtcctaataaaaagattccaagtaataatggaaaaaatccaggtttatgcccaaaatgcaaaaagggtaatcattgggctaatgaatgccgatctaaatatgataagaacGGCAATTCCTTACAGTcgggaaacttctcaatgggcttgccccgggcccacccaaacaaacaggggatgtatcctgtgcaggtgcaaacctcagagcaccagctaaacaatccatttcacaactccaccgagGTACCAGTCATAGTGccggactggacctgtgttcctcctcccacttcgtatTAA